From Pseudoalteromonas viridis, the proteins below share one genomic window:
- a CDS encoding EamA family transporter, which yields MYHLIFITLVWAFSFSLIGVYLAGSVDLWFAALSRIALAALVFLPFIRWQQTARPVMLRLMTIGAIQIGAMYGFYYHAFLFLSVPEVLLFTVMTPVYITLLNDLFAGQFNARYLLVALLATLGAVVIRLTVPNPDFWLGFIIVQGANLCFALGQVLYKRLAEQHTLLHHQCFGFFFLGALVVSLFSFALFGDLERLPATAQQWGILVYLGLVASALGYFVWNKGVTLVSVGALAVMNNVLIPAGILVNILIWNRTADLFSLGLGSAIIFAALGLNQYFDARKH from the coding sequence ATGTATCACCTGATTTTTATCACCCTGGTATGGGCATTTTCGTTTAGCCTGATCGGCGTTTACCTGGCTGGATCGGTCGATCTTTGGTTCGCCGCTTTGAGCCGCATTGCCCTGGCAGCTCTGGTTTTCTTGCCGTTTATCCGCTGGCAACAAACGGCGCGCCCTGTGATGCTCAGATTGATGACAATAGGCGCCATTCAGATAGGCGCTATGTATGGCTTTTATTATCACGCCTTTTTATTCCTGTCGGTGCCAGAAGTGTTGTTGTTTACCGTGATGACGCCGGTATACATCACTTTGCTTAATGACTTATTTGCAGGGCAATTTAATGCCCGCTACTTGCTGGTTGCACTGCTAGCCACACTGGGCGCTGTGGTGATCCGTCTGACGGTGCCTAATCCGGACTTCTGGCTGGGCTTTATAATCGTTCAGGGTGCCAACCTGTGTTTTGCTTTAGGTCAGGTTCTGTACAAGCGCCTTGCTGAGCAGCATACGCTGTTACACCATCAGTGCTTTGGCTTTTTCTTTCTCGGCGCGCTGGTCGTATCCTTGTTCAGCTTTGCGCTGTTTGGCGATTTAGAGCGATTACCCGCAACAGCTCAGCAATGGGGGATCCTGGTTTACCTGGGCCTTGTTGCCTCTGCTTTGGGCTATTTTGTCTGGAACAAAGGGGTCACCCTAGTGTCGGTCGGCGCACTGGCAGTGATGAACAATGTATTGATCCCAGCCGGGATCCTGGTGAATATCCTGATCTGGAATCGCACTGCGGATCTGTTCAGCTTAGGACTGGGCAGTGCGATTATCTTTGCGGCTTTAGGGCTCAATCAGTACTTTGATGCACGTAAGCATTAA
- a CDS encoding GGDEF domain-containing response regulator: MFKEIEDLSESLVLIVEDSMLTQKVISCFLEGICSVQMVTSGEKAIEFCRATPPDLILMDWVLEGMSGVEACKQLQDMEGLSDIPIIFVTSNISEQQQDLCWDAGAVDFIPKPIVAKTLINRVKTHLKYKQQADTLKRYSYYDGLTKVFNRRFFDMEGARQFKQSVRQQHTCSVVMLDIDHFKKFNDRYGHLNGDDALKAVASAIDGEIRRPMDGVYRYGGEEFAILLPDTEPDGAKQLADQFVTAVKALGIVHEDSDSGVVTISAGVASNTRGECYQDLEALIAAADEALYNAKHQGRNRACVAEKRALRPFSCNSTGAA, translated from the coding sequence TTGTTTAAGGAAATTGAAGACCTGAGCGAGAGTCTGGTGCTAATTGTTGAAGACTCAATGCTGACGCAAAAAGTCATCTCGTGCTTTTTAGAGGGGATTTGTTCGGTACAAATGGTGACATCCGGAGAAAAGGCGATTGAGTTTTGCCGCGCTACGCCACCGGATCTTATCCTGATGGACTGGGTGCTCGAGGGCATGTCTGGCGTTGAGGCCTGTAAACAGTTGCAGGATATGGAAGGATTATCGGATATTCCGATTATTTTTGTGACCTCCAACATCAGCGAACAGCAGCAGGACTTATGCTGGGATGCCGGCGCGGTCGACTTTATTCCTAAGCCCATCGTCGCTAAGACCCTGATCAACCGGGTGAAGACTCACCTGAAATACAAACAGCAGGCTGATACCCTAAAGCGCTACTCTTATTACGATGGTCTGACCAAAGTGTTCAATCGTCGCTTTTTTGATATGGAAGGGGCACGTCAGTTTAAGCAAAGCGTTCGCCAGCAGCATACCTGCTCTGTGGTGATGCTGGATATTGACCACTTTAAAAAGTTTAACGACCGCTACGGTCATCTTAACGGAGACGATGCGCTTAAAGCCGTTGCCAGTGCCATTGACGGTGAGATACGTCGGCCTATGGATGGGGTGTATCGCTATGGCGGTGAGGAGTTTGCGATTTTATTGCCAGACACTGAGCCTGACGGGGCGAAACAGCTTGCCGATCAATTTGTTACAGCGGTAAAAGCGCTGGGGATTGTGCATGAGGACTCTGACAGTGGTGTGGTGACCATCAGTGCCGGTGTGGCCAGCAATACTCGGGGTGAGTGTTACCAGGACCTGGAAGCGTTGATCGCTGCGGCAGACGAAGCGCTCTACAACGCCAAACATCAGGGGCGTAACCGGGCCTGTGTGGCAGAAAAAAGGGCGCTTAGGCCCTTTTCATGTAATTCAACTGGCGCTGCTTAA
- a CDS encoding YSC84-related protein — MRTIPLLMSVVLSVFLGACASMGPGDAAQKRAEIQKMKRETLTKLYGKKPDVRAQLSNAPGYAVFSNANLNIIFVAAGTGYGVVEDNTSGKSTYMNMAEGGVGLGLGAKDYRIVMVFHTKAAMNQFVESGWTFGGNADAAARAADKGASIEGEVYYGDVTVYTFTESGLALQATIKGTKFWQDKELN, encoded by the coding sequence ATGCGTACAATTCCATTGCTGATGTCGGTTGTTTTATCTGTATTTTTGGGTGCCTGTGCGTCTATGGGTCCGGGCGATGCCGCGCAAAAACGCGCAGAAATCCAGAAAATGAAACGAGAGACGCTAACTAAGCTGTATGGCAAAAAACCAGATGTTCGCGCTCAGCTGAGCAATGCGCCGGGGTATGCGGTGTTTTCCAATGCAAATCTGAACATCATTTTTGTCGCCGCCGGTACGGGCTATGGCGTGGTGGAAGATAACACCTCGGGCAAGTCAACATACATGAATATGGCGGAGGGCGGTGTCGGGCTTGGTCTGGGTGCCAAAGATTATCGCATTGTGATGGTGTTTCACACCAAAGCCGCGATGAATCAGTTTGTCGAGTCGGGTTGGACGTTTGGGGGGAACGCTGATGCGGCAGCAAGAGCCGCAGACAAAGGGGCCTCAATCGAAGGGGAAGTTTATTATGGTGATGTGACGGTTTACACATTCACCGAAAGCGGCCTGGCATTGCAAGCGACCATCAAGGGCACCAAGTTCTGGCAGGACAAGGAACTCAACTAG
- a CDS encoding aromatic amino acid transport family protein — translation MTQSSRGRWTQHDTNWVLSLFGTAVGAGILFLPINIGIGGFWPLMIMALLAFPMTYLAHRGLARFVLSSKHKDSDFTDVVEEHFGATAGRLISLLYFFSIFPILLIYGVGLTNTVDSFMVNQLEMASPSRVLLSALLVTGMIAIMLGGEKLLLRAFALLVYPLVGILLMLSLYLIPHWQAPVVTTPDIAGLSETLWLSVPIIVFSFSHAAAISSFANAQRRHYANGATHKSEAILRNTSLMLIVFVLLFVFSCVLSLSPEQMREAKAANVSVLSYLANVYDNPFIAMLGPLVAFIAITSSFLGHFLGARESFNGLLSKQSSLSVGLIDKLGVGLMFIAIWVCAVMNPSILDMMGAISGPIIAMILFIMPTIAIFKVPALKQYRNHLGTYFILLVGILAVSALLYNMAG, via the coding sequence ATGACCCAAAGCAGTCGGGGTCGCTGGACACAGCACGACACTAACTGGGTACTGAGCCTGTTTGGTACGGCTGTCGGCGCCGGTATTTTGTTTCTGCCTATCAATATAGGTATTGGCGGATTCTGGCCTCTGATGATCATGGCATTGCTGGCTTTTCCAATGACCTATCTGGCTCACCGTGGCCTGGCGCGCTTTGTACTTTCTTCGAAACACAAAGATAGCGACTTTACCGATGTCGTTGAAGAGCATTTTGGTGCCACTGCTGGCCGATTGATCTCCTTGCTCTATTTCTTCTCAATCTTCCCTATTTTATTGATCTACGGCGTCGGCCTGACCAATACCGTAGACAGCTTTATGGTAAATCAGCTGGAGATGGCATCGCCTTCGCGAGTATTGCTGTCCGCTCTGCTGGTCACAGGTATGATAGCCATTATGCTGGGCGGCGAAAAACTGCTGTTGCGCGCCTTTGCACTGCTGGTTTACCCGCTGGTTGGGATCCTGTTGATGCTGTCACTGTATCTGATCCCGCACTGGCAAGCGCCGGTTGTTACAACACCGGATATCGCCGGCCTGAGTGAAACCCTGTGGTTATCTGTACCCATTATTGTTTTTTCATTCAGCCATGCTGCGGCTATTTCAAGCTTCGCCAATGCGCAGCGCCGTCACTATGCTAATGGTGCCACGCACAAGTCTGAAGCCATTTTGCGTAATACCTCGCTGATGCTGATTGTCTTCGTGTTGCTGTTTGTTTTTTCGTGTGTGCTGTCACTGAGCCCGGAGCAAATGCGCGAAGCCAAAGCGGCCAATGTATCTGTGCTGTCTTACCTTGCTAATGTGTATGACAATCCGTTTATTGCCATGCTGGGCCCACTGGTTGCCTTTATTGCCATTACGTCGTCTTTCCTCGGCCACTTCCTGGGCGCACGTGAAAGCTTTAATGGCCTGCTGAGCAAGCAGTCGTCTTTGTCTGTGGGTTTGATTGATAAGCTAGGTGTTGGCCTGATGTTTATCGCCATTTGGGTCTGTGCGGTCATGAACCCCAGTATTCTGGATATGATGGGTGCCATCTCTGGGCCGATTATTGCCATGATCCTGTTTATCATGCCAACCATTGCTATTTTTAAAGTACCGGCACTTAAGCAGTATCGCAACCACCTGGGTACCTACTTTATCCTGCTGGTCGGCATTTTAGCGGTCTCTGCGCTGCTGTATAATATGGCGGGTTAA
- a CDS encoding YaiI/YqxD family protein has protein sequence MDNKKHIWVDADACPVVIREILFRAAARTQMPVTFVANQYIKTPPSPYIHKLQVSSGFDVADNEIVRRMNAGDLVITSDIPLAAEAIEKGGLALSTRGEEFTRENIRSRLNIRDFMDTMRSSGMVSGGPPPLGQAEKQQFANSLDRWLQQNKA, from the coding sequence TTGGACAACAAGAAACACATATGGGTAGATGCAGATGCGTGCCCGGTGGTGATCCGCGAGATTTTGTTCCGTGCCGCAGCCAGAACCCAGATGCCTGTCACATTCGTTGCAAATCAGTATATTAAAACACCGCCATCTCCTTATATTCACAAATTACAGGTTAGCAGCGGTTTTGATGTTGCCGACAACGAAATTGTGCGCCGTATGAATGCGGGGGATTTAGTGATCACCAGTGACATTCCGCTGGCGGCAGAGGCCATAGAGAAAGGCGGACTAGCGCTGAGCACGCGCGGCGAAGAATTTACCCGGGAAAACATTCGTTCCCGGCTGAACATTCGCGATTTTATGGATACCATGCGCAGCAGCGGTATGGTCAGTGGCGGCCCGCCTCCATTGGGACAGGCTGAAAAACAACAGTTTGCCAACAGCCTCGACCGCTGGTTGCAACAAAACAAAGCTTAA
- a CDS encoding DEAD/DEAH box helicase, translating to MSFESLALAPALLEGLKALDFTEPTPVQAQSIPVILAGHDLLACAQTGTGKTAAFMLPIMTQLLEQPGSGVRALILAPTRELAQQVAQHASAYAACTELVTVCLHGGSNIGPQEKALRDGADIVVATPGRLLDHLIKGTLNLSAIEYLVFDEADRMLDMGFMGEIRRIMRKMPASRQTLLFSATVDEAIFNQVKDWLKEPKRIGIEVQNQAAERVEQIFYAVDEERKRELIAHLIGKQNWHQVLIFTRTKKQADEYAKELNKDGLKTQAIHGDKSQGARNKALAQFKDGEIRVLVATDVAARGIDIQQLNYVINAELPYVAEDYVHRIGRTGRAGEAGTAISLVSIDEQWLLEEIEVLLDERLTPQWLSGYEPDLTREPKNDRQNSAKSRRQRDKKRVLGQRGKRRR from the coding sequence ATGTCCTTTGAATCTCTTGCCTTAGCGCCCGCCCTGTTAGAAGGGCTCAAGGCGCTTGACTTTACCGAGCCGACCCCTGTTCAGGCGCAAAGTATTCCAGTGATCCTGGCAGGTCACGATCTGCTGGCATGTGCGCAAACGGGCACCGGCAAAACAGCCGCGTTTATGCTACCGATTATGACGCAGCTACTCGAGCAACCTGGCTCAGGTGTGCGTGCTTTGATTTTGGCACCAACCCGAGAGCTGGCACAGCAGGTGGCGCAGCATGCCAGTGCGTATGCTGCTTGCACTGAGCTGGTAACTGTATGTTTGCATGGCGGCTCGAATATTGGGCCTCAGGAAAAAGCACTGCGTGATGGCGCAGACATTGTGGTTGCAACACCTGGCCGACTACTGGATCACCTGATCAAAGGCACATTAAATCTGTCCGCGATAGAGTATCTGGTGTTTGACGAAGCCGATCGTATGCTGGACATGGGCTTTATGGGCGAAATACGTCGCATTATGCGCAAAATGCCAGCCAGCCGACAAACATTGCTGTTTTCGGCCACCGTTGATGAGGCTATCTTCAATCAGGTCAAAGACTGGCTGAAGGAGCCAAAGCGGATAGGAATAGAAGTACAAAACCAGGCAGCTGAGCGGGTTGAGCAAATTTTCTATGCGGTGGATGAAGAGCGTAAACGTGAGTTGATCGCACATCTGATAGGCAAGCAAAACTGGCATCAGGTGCTCATTTTTACTCGTACCAAAAAGCAGGCCGATGAATACGCCAAAGAGTTGAATAAAGATGGCCTTAAAACCCAGGCGATCCACGGCGACAAATCCCAGGGGGCACGTAACAAGGCGCTGGCACAATTTAAGGACGGAGAAATTCGTGTGCTGGTCGCCACCGATGTGGCGGCAAGGGGTATCGATATTCAGCAGCTCAATTATGTGATCAATGCTGAGCTGCCGTATGTGGCGGAAGACTATGTCCATCGTATCGGGCGCACCGGCAGAGCCGGAGAAGCAGGCACAGCCATTTCCCTGGTCAGCATTGATGAGCAATGGTTGCTGGAAGAAATCGAAGTACTGCTGGATGAGCGCCTGACACCACAATGGCTGAGTGGCTATGAGCCTGACCTGACCCGGGAGCCTAAGAATGATCGGCAAAACTCGGCAAAATCTCGCCGACAGCGCGACAAAAAGCGGGTACTGGGCCAGCGTGGAAAGCGCAGGCGATAA
- a CDS encoding GNAT family N-acetyltransferase, producing MTQAQWHIHQGSIDDMLVVEQQIPEFSNPKTREQILQRLAGRTYLALIVSCNGQPVAYKLGFEQAPKQFYSWLGAVIPAYRGQGMARALLLEQERWCREQGFSHIEVKTMNRFKTMMQMLVNHDYHIAELTHPATSSQTLLDVQIRFRKVL from the coding sequence ATGACGCAAGCACAGTGGCATATTCATCAGGGCAGTATTGACGATATGCTGGTGGTTGAGCAGCAGATCCCGGAGTTCTCCAACCCCAAAACCCGCGAGCAGATCCTTCAGAGACTGGCGGGGCGCACCTACCTGGCGTTGATAGTCAGCTGCAATGGCCAGCCCGTTGCATACAAACTTGGGTTTGAGCAGGCACCAAAGCAGTTTTATAGTTGGCTGGGCGCCGTGATACCAGCGTATCGAGGACAAGGGATGGCACGGGCTTTGTTACTTGAACAGGAGCGCTGGTGCCGAGAGCAGGGGTTTAGTCACATTGAAGTGAAGACCATGAACCGATTTAAAACGATGATGCAAATGCTGGTGAACCATGACTACCATATTGCCGAGCTCACCCATCCAGCAACGTCTTCGCAAACCTTGCTGGATGTTCAGATTAGATTTCGTAAGGTCCTTTAA
- a CDS encoding GNAT family N-acetyltransferase — protein MEIINLDPHHPEVSQLLRDIDELMNTLYPPSSNQLIPADELAAPDVYFVGARTETDLVGCGALVPQTDEDNDLTRYGELKRVYVQPPYRGLGVSRRIMQSLLDYARQAGFRILRLETGIRQTEAIGLYASLGFVQRDAFGSYEPDPLSVYMELTLK, from the coding sequence ATGGAAATAATAAATCTTGATCCGCATCACCCGGAAGTGTCGCAGTTACTGAGAGACATAGATGAGTTGATGAATACATTGTACCCACCGAGCAGTAACCAGCTGATCCCTGCGGATGAGCTGGCGGCGCCCGACGTTTATTTTGTTGGGGCGCGCACAGAAACGGATTTGGTGGGGTGTGGTGCATTGGTGCCGCAAACGGACGAGGACAACGACCTGACACGGTATGGCGAGCTGAAGCGCGTATATGTCCAGCCACCTTATCGGGGGCTTGGTGTGTCCAGGCGTATCATGCAGTCTTTGCTTGACTATGCCAGGCAAGCTGGATTCAGGATACTGCGACTGGAAACCGGGATCCGGCAAACTGAGGCAATAGGTTTGTATGCTTCCCTGGGTTTTGTGCAACGGGACGCCTTTGGCAGCTATGAACCCGATCCCCTGAGTGTCTATATGGAGTTGACGCTAAAATAG
- a CDS encoding porin, whose translation MNHAISSVTKAILVALCVPLTCAHANTERAVTMADIEALEAQLKALKARFERQNPATAQPTQDTQSASAAAPAKTQTATAPAASAKSPPAEEKRQLDVYATMRPTYGRLETNGEDNWDVRDALSHAGLKVTHEFDQDWSAELHGEWSIDLANEGNFGRSRRAYTALNTPVGRFGIGKQRPAQYLFIAEYVDIFNHANSPFAYDPESLFFVDNLISYRLTPGPFTFVAVAQFNGESGSNSDDLVNVGLSYDANDLHAAITYQQNDVYADDIQLGDNNLWATSLAYQFTPRFYAAVAYQDKNYDRHAPGADRSGHTFDLSFAYQLAKAYKLKTGYFDFDDGYQDSDPAAGSFDGYNVTLEWSPIKALRVHLEYLNKSFVNGDDFDSISIGFRYDYKTTIEY comes from the coding sequence ATGAACCACGCGATCTCCTCTGTGACTAAAGCCATCCTCGTCGCCCTGTGCGTCCCTTTAACCTGCGCCCATGCTAACACTGAACGTGCTGTTACTATGGCCGATATTGAAGCACTCGAAGCTCAGCTTAAGGCCTTAAAAGCACGTTTTGAGCGGCAAAATCCGGCTACCGCACAACCGACACAAGACACGCAATCTGCCAGCGCAGCGGCACCTGCCAAGACGCAAACAGCAACGGCACCTGCTGCGAGCGCAAAATCACCACCCGCAGAAGAAAAGCGCCAACTGGATGTTTATGCGACCATGCGCCCTACTTATGGTCGACTTGAGACCAACGGCGAGGATAACTGGGATGTCCGAGATGCCTTATCTCATGCCGGGCTCAAAGTAACACACGAATTTGATCAGGACTGGAGTGCTGAGCTGCATGGCGAGTGGAGCATTGACCTTGCCAATGAAGGCAATTTTGGCCGCTCCCGGCGCGCCTATACTGCGCTTAACACCCCCGTTGGGCGTTTTGGTATTGGTAAACAGCGTCCGGCACAATATCTGTTTATTGCTGAATACGTGGACATCTTCAATCACGCGAACAGTCCGTTTGCCTACGACCCCGAGAGTCTGTTCTTTGTTGATAATCTGATCAGCTACCGGCTCACGCCCGGACCTTTCACCTTTGTTGCGGTCGCCCAGTTTAATGGTGAATCGGGCAGTAATTCTGATGATTTGGTCAATGTTGGTCTGAGCTATGACGCCAACGACTTACACGCTGCGATTACTTATCAGCAAAACGATGTTTATGCGGACGATATTCAGCTTGGAGACAACAACCTCTGGGCGACTTCACTCGCTTATCAGTTTACCCCCCGCTTCTATGCTGCGGTTGCCTACCAGGACAAAAACTATGACAGACACGCTCCGGGTGCCGATCGCAGCGGACACACCTTTGATCTGTCATTCGCCTATCAACTGGCCAAAGCCTATAAACTCAAAACCGGTTACTTTGACTTTGACGACGGTTATCAGGATTCAGATCCCGCCGCTGGCAGCTTTGATGGCTACAACGTGACACTGGAATGGAGCCCAATTAAGGCACTCAGGGTGCACCTGGAGTACCTGAATAAGTCATTCGTTAATGGCGATGACTTCGACTCGATTTCCATCGGTTTCCGTTACGATTACAAAACCACAATCGAGTATTAG
- a CDS encoding NAD(P)-binding oxidoreductase produces MILVIGASGATGKLVVEQLLLAQQQVRVLVRPNSAQLEVFKAYPQLDVRVGNIAELSSGELDTMIMGVTAVICCLGHRATFQGIFGHPRRLVSDAVNRVCQAIVKSCTDTSVKFILMNSTGCRDEAKGERPSLAHRAVVALLRVCLPPHPDNEAAARTLRAYSSAETGVEWVIVRPDSLINEPEVTAYEAHPSPLRDAIFDAGKTSRANVAHFMCHLVLDPHLWQQWQGQSPVLYNTKR; encoded by the coding sequence ATGATCTTAGTGATTGGTGCAAGCGGCGCAACGGGTAAGCTGGTTGTCGAGCAGCTGTTGCTGGCCCAGCAACAGGTCAGAGTATTGGTAAGACCAAACAGCGCCCAGCTGGAGGTGTTCAAAGCCTACCCGCAACTGGATGTCAGAGTCGGTAATATTGCCGAGTTAAGCAGCGGTGAACTGGACACAATGATTATGGGTGTGACGGCGGTTATTTGTTGTCTTGGGCACAGGGCTACTTTTCAGGGCATATTTGGTCATCCTCGACGTCTGGTCAGCGACGCGGTCAACCGCGTGTGTCAGGCCATCGTCAAATCTTGCACCGATACGTCAGTCAAATTTATCCTGATGAACAGCACCGGGTGTCGTGATGAAGCAAAAGGTGAGCGCCCATCTTTGGCGCATCGCGCTGTGGTTGCATTACTCAGGGTATGCTTGCCACCTCATCCTGACAATGAAGCCGCAGCACGCACGTTGCGCGCGTATTCGAGCGCAGAAACGGGCGTTGAGTGGGTCATTGTTCGCCCGGATTCGCTGATTAATGAGCCTGAGGTCACAGCCTACGAAGCTCATCCATCTCCATTACGCGACGCCATTTTTGATGCGGGGAAAACCAGTCGAGCCAATGTTGCCCACTTTATGTGTCACCTGGTGCTCGACCCGCACCTGTGGCAGCAATGGCAGGGCCAGTCTCCCGTACTTTATAATACCAAGCGCTAA
- a CDS encoding methyl-accepting chemotaxis protein — translation MKIRSKFSLASALLIFVIILVISITTYWLVNASMNKKTTAYVSDSAQLLALGIDNWLAEKAALIRLLRSQIEADFSPDQFQKGLESPYFKEAFLLAFGTLSNEPILRSNNPNRQNPPDVDFRERGWYKLARDKGKTVFTSPYTDAATGELLLSVVAPINVAGQFRGAIGGDLSLDTIAKSVNAVNFDGTGYAFLVDSKGTIVSHQNAKLNGKPLSALSPQLHKSAEQTLLEVTVKGEAKLLYFYPLSQQYGTDWYLAVLLDKALVFRDLRELSMSTLVLAVVAILLGAFLSRALAIQLLKPLKDLNDAITNIASGSGDLTQRVRIKHQDECGKVAQEFNQFLGSLHALVTDVKQRADMVVASCDEARTLANQSSSQLTEQVQHIEGLATAMHEMSTTSSEIAGSAQNAAMSITSVNEKAAQGQQVFQKTRGEISALADEINTSHEMSTQLAEYSQSIENILSVINGIAEQTNLLALNAAIEAARAGEQGRGFAVVADEVRSLATKTQESTTEIKSMIEQIQASSIQVQSAMGSSRDKTLLCVEQTEQATGMLNEISEAVKDIMDRNIQIATAIEEQSVVIEEINKNTSNINDISVEVGSFAIRQFESSKILAQHAHEQEGLLSKFTL, via the coding sequence ATGAAAATCCGCAGCAAATTCTCTTTGGCATCGGCGCTTCTTATTTTTGTGATCATCTTAGTGATCAGCATCACCACATACTGGCTGGTCAATGCGTCTATGAATAAAAAAACCACGGCTTATGTGAGCGATTCCGCGCAGTTACTGGCTTTGGGCATAGATAACTGGCTGGCCGAAAAAGCGGCTTTGATAAGGTTGCTGCGCAGCCAGATTGAAGCCGACTTTAGCCCGGATCAGTTTCAAAAAGGGCTTGAATCACCGTATTTTAAAGAGGCTTTTTTACTGGCGTTTGGCACTTTAAGTAATGAGCCTATTTTAAGGTCGAACAATCCGAACCGGCAAAACCCGCCGGATGTCGATTTTCGGGAGCGGGGCTGGTATAAGCTGGCCAGAGATAAAGGCAAAACTGTGTTTACCAGCCCGTATACGGATGCTGCGACTGGGGAGCTATTACTCTCAGTTGTAGCTCCTATCAATGTCGCTGGTCAGTTTCGTGGGGCCATTGGCGGCGATCTCAGCCTGGATACCATCGCCAAAAGCGTCAACGCAGTTAACTTTGATGGTACAGGCTACGCCTTTTTAGTCGACAGCAAAGGGACCATCGTGTCTCACCAAAATGCCAAACTTAATGGTAAACCGCTCAGTGCTTTGTCTCCTCAGTTGCATAAATCGGCAGAGCAAACCTTGTTAGAAGTGACGGTAAAAGGGGAGGCCAAGCTGCTGTACTTCTATCCTTTGTCGCAGCAATACGGTACCGACTGGTATCTGGCGGTTTTGCTCGACAAAGCGCTGGTGTTTCGCGATTTGAGAGAGTTGTCTATGAGCACGCTGGTGCTGGCCGTGGTGGCCATTTTGCTCGGCGCGTTTCTGAGCCGTGCACTGGCAATTCAGCTACTTAAACCGTTGAAAGACCTTAACGATGCGATCACCAACATTGCTTCGGGCAGCGGCGACCTGACCCAGCGCGTACGCATTAAGCATCAGGATGAATGCGGCAAGGTGGCGCAGGAGTTCAACCAGTTTTTGGGCTCTTTACACGCGCTGGTAACTGATGTTAAACAGCGGGCTGATATGGTGGTTGCCAGCTGTGATGAGGCCCGGACGTTGGCGAATCAGTCAAGCTCTCAGCTTACTGAGCAGGTACAGCATATTGAGGGGCTGGCAACAGCAATGCACGAAATGAGCACCACTTCCAGCGAAATTGCCGGTAGTGCTCAAAACGCAGCAATGTCCATAACCTCGGTCAATGAAAAAGCGGCACAAGGTCAGCAAGTATTCCAGAAAACACGGGGTGAGATCAGCGCCTTGGCGGATGAAATTAATACTTCACACGAAATGAGCACACAGCTGGCTGAATACAGTCAGAGTATTGAGAATATCCTCTCCGTAATAAACGGCATTGCAGAGCAAACTAACTTGCTGGCACTGAACGCCGCCATTGAAGCGGCCCGGGCAGGCGAGCAGGGGCGGGGCTTTGCCGTGGTTGCTGATGAAGTACGTTCACTGGCAACCAAAACGCAAGAGTCGACCACCGAAATCAAGTCGATGATTGAGCAGATCCAGGCCTCGTCTATTCAGGTCCAAAGCGCCATGGGCAGCAGTCGCGATAAAACTTTGCTCTGTGTAGAGCAAACGGAGCAAGCCACGGGCATGCTTAATGAAATATCCGAGGCCGTGAAAGACATCATGGATCGTAATATTCAAATTGCAACGGCCATAGAAGAGCAAAGTGTGGTGATTGAGGAAATCAACAAAAACACCTCTAATATCAATGATATTAGCGTAGAAGTAGGGAGCTTTGCTATTCGTCAGTTCGAGTCGAGTAAGATACTGGCGCAACATGCCCATGAGCAAGAAGGGTTGCTATCTAAATTCACGCTTTAG